The proteins below come from a single Mangifera indica cultivar Alphonso chromosome 16, CATAS_Mindica_2.1, whole genome shotgun sequence genomic window:
- the LOC123198546 gene encoding uncharacterized protein LOC123198546 has translation MNYLDEDATSGSGDDMNMLDGHNKRQSMTPSSSGRRKRSRKATGDAIVDAMLEIAAASKMRAAAIMKNEDRFSISKCIQVLDDMQDVASATMDEFDLELDEMELVAAAAGYYYYNSVSKQPQHSISTSGSGFMTRVLEGHDNVCRQMFRMDKHVFSKLCGTLRQRGMLRDTAGVMIEEQLAIFLNIVGHNERNRVIQERFQHSGETISRHFNNVLKAIKSLSREFLLPPPPNTPPEIINSNRFYPYFKDCLGVIDGMHIPAHVPAKDQSQFRNKKGLLSQNVLAACTFDLQFIFIYPGWEGSAADSRVLRAVLDDPDQNFPNIPEGKYYLVDMDYSNTEGFIAPYLGVRYHVHEYSGANNLPRNAKELFNHRHASLRNVIQQSFSLLKARFPILKLAPQYAFQIQRDIVIAACVLHNFIRREERNDWLFNTVTGVTVEELPYFDDQLDMNLTSSIQEQLASALRESIAAAMWSDFINKWDEW, from the exons ATGAATTATCTGGATGAGGATGCTACTTCAGGCTCTGGAGATGATATGAACATGTTAGATGGACACAACAAGCGTCAGTCCATGACACCATCAAGTTCTGGTCGTCGCAAGAGAAGTCGTAAGGCTACTGGTGATGCCATTGTGGATGCTATGCTAGAAATAGCTGCTGCTTCAAAAATGAGGGCGGCAGCAATTATGAAGAATGAAGACCGATTTTCAATAAGCAAATGCATTCAAGTATTGGATGACATGCAAG ATGTTGCCTCAGCCACCATGGATGAATTTGACTTAGAATTGGATGAGATGGAATTAGTTGCAGCAGCTGCTGGCTATTATTATTACAATAGTGTAAGCAAGCAACCTCAACATAGTATCTCCACATCTGGAAGCGGCTTTATGACTCGAGTGCTGGAAGGACATGATAATGTATGTCGGCAAATGTTTCGGATGGATAAACATGTTTTTAGCAAATTATGCGGTACACTTCGACAAAGAGGCATGTTACGCGATACAGCTGGTGTTATGATTGAGGAACAACTAGCAATTTTTTTGAACATTGTGGGTCATAATGAGCGTAACAGGGTAATCCAGGAGCGGTTTCAACATTCAGGTGAAACCATAAGCCGGCATTTTAATAATGTGCTGAAAGCAATCAAGTCCCTCTCACGTGAATTTTTATTGCCACCTCCACCTAATACTCCTCCGGAAATTATCAATAGTAATAGATTCTACCCATATTTCAAG GATTGTCTCGGGGTCATAGATGGCATGCACATCCCTGCACATGTTCCGGCAAAAGATCAATCTCAATTTCGTAATAAGAAAGGGCTATTATCACAAAATGTGTTGGCAGCTTGTACATTTGACCTACAGTTCATATTCATTTATCCAGGATGGGAAGGCTCTGCTGCAGATTCACGTGTGTTGAGGGCAGTCCTAGATGATCCAGATCAGAATTTCCCTAACATTCCTGAAG GAAAATATTATCTGGTTGATATGGATTACTCAAATACAGAAGGATTTATAGCTCCATATCTAGGAGTTCGGTATCATGTGCATGAATATAGTGGTGCTAATAATTTGCCTAGAAATGCAAAGGAGTTGTTCAATCATCGGCATGCATCTCTTAGAAATGTGATTCAGCAGTCTTTTAGTTTGCTGAAAGCTCGATTTCCTATCCTGAAACTTGCTCCTCAGTATGCTTTTCAAATCCAAAGGGATATTGTTATAGCTGCCTGTGTTCTACATAATTTCATTCGACGTGAAGAACGAAACGATTGGTTGTTTAATACTGTCACGGGTGTGACAGTGGAAGAATTACCTTATTTTGATGATCAACTTGACATGAACTTAACTTCTTCCATTCAAGAGCAACTTGCTTCAGCATTACGAGAATCAATTGCAGCGGCTATGTGGAGTGACTTTATAAACAAATGGGATGAGTGGTGA